One Carassius gibelio isolate Cgi1373 ecotype wild population from Czech Republic chromosome A20, carGib1.2-hapl.c, whole genome shotgun sequence DNA segment encodes these proteins:
- the LOC127938374 gene encoding uncharacterized protein C2orf81 homolog produces MRRSAAKSRADKSRTDSVPVNAAPAIQPIETVDIVPGRLTESSWTSMISQEEGEEVVADIIAELMEGVMDRCYQLYLKRQLIPFSVWWAQNNLVETLECLLLRRDEGDDPENGLFWQEDQEPQPCAIDSWAEGCVPVLHAAQE; encoded by the exons ATGCGTCGCTCAGCTGCCAAATCACGGGCCGATAAAAGCCGCACCGATTCTGTCCCAGTTAATGCTGCCCCAGCGATCCAGCCCATTGAGACAGTGGACATTGTCCCGGGCCGCCTTACCGAGTCCAGCTGGACCAGCATGATCTCCCAGGAGGAGGGTGAGGAGGTGGTGGCAGACATTATAGCAGAACTGATGGAAGGAGTGATGGACAGATGCTATCAGCTGTATCTAAAAAGACAG TTGATACCCTTCTCGGTTTGGTGGGCACAAAATAACCTGGTGGAGACGCTAGAATGTCTTCTCCTGAGGAGAGATGAAGGGGATGATCCAGAAAATGGACTCTTTTGGCAAGAGGATCAAGAACCTCAGCCCTGTGCGATTGATTCCTGGGCTGAAGGATGTGTTCCTGTGCTTCATGCTGCTCAGGAATAG
- the LOC127938362 gene encoding uncharacterized protein LOC127938362, which produces MASIFKPCKVKKVKLHLQCHLNKTVVHGDFTIHRCGLGCRASLHYHCMYCPTTILRRDDFKNHLQVCKHNPNSESATKMLSSTNTPSIIDTAQTVSSVTYTPSTSSTDMSALTITDTPSPTATGKFRVQPVIKKNCPSCNVLINKNNLVKHMERKHADQSELDIGETFQLTSQCIDEINGIFVVLKVVKGHVVPLHVQCQTLGENSRVLCESKECQINIDVAQRSGITSYQCMHISAASFCKSLVEQVLLEEDVLTEMVRGKWFSQKKKKECLALQQLTNSSCVPLSVHTSIGISLEKRFISVFEPNVTTYSRLGRVMVVYNTKLDTWHCPCTKLRCLCLHKYVAKWHLFQTQREIFRTDGSPYRLHSEEEDITENSHVYPPKGLRLEYIVNYILQNKKIPAVLPEDMRVPSPLKDYPQNLYPNETMCQECPENVLLSDPVLITQNAKILTNWCIIKDVATYCKQCPQCGMFYRYQEWKDRLHNFNDHIILDISLCLTLRNLLQVIFLSDYMRVSDLKLFSSYYFNIQMFELKMTV; this is translated from the exons ATGGCCAGTATATTTAAGCCCTGCAAAGTCAAGAAAGTCAAGTTGCACTTGCAATGCCACCTTAACAAAACAGTTGTCCATGgag atttcactATTCACAGATGTGGACTGGGCTGTAGAGCATCACTCCATTACCACTGTATGTACTGTCCAACAACAATTCTTAGGAGAGatgattttaaaaatcatttacaaGTCTGTAAGCATAATCCAAACTCAGAATCAGCCACAAAAATGCTGTCAAGCACCAACACACCATCAATCATCGATACAGCACAGACAGTTTCTTCAGTCACATACACACCGTCAACCTCCAGTACAGATATGAGTGCATTGACAATCACAGACACTCCTTCACCCACCGCGACAGGAAAATTTCGCGTACAgcctgttattaaaaaaaattgtccatcGTGCAATGTGCTCATCAATAAAAACAACCTAGTAAAACACATGGAGCGCAAACACGCAGATCAGTCTGAATTAGACATTGGTGAGACATTTCAGCTTACAAGCCAATGTATAGATGAGATAAATGGGATATTCGTGGTTCTCAAAGTCGTGAAAGGCCACGTCGTCCCACTTCACGTACAATGCCAGACATTGGGCGAAAACAGCAGAGTCCTCTGCGAATCGAAAGAATGCCAGATTAACATAGATGTCGCGCAGAGGAGCGGCATTACATCGTACCAGTGCATGCATATCAGTGCAGCGAGCTTTTGCAAGTCTTTGGTTGAACAAGTCTTGCTGGAGGAAGACGTTTTAACAGAGATGGTCAGAGGAAAATGGTTCagccagaaaaagaaaaaagaatgccTTGCTCTGCAGCAGCTTACCAATAGTAGCTGCGTACCGCTTTCTGTTCACACCTCGATTGGGATCTCATTGGAAAAAAGGTTCATTTCTGTTTTTGAGCCCAATGTGACGACTTATAGCCGTTTAGGTCGTGTCATGGTTGTTTATAACACAAAACTGGACACTTGGCACTGTCCTTGCACCAAACTGCGATGTTTATGTCTGCACAAATATGTCGCCAAATGGCATTTGTTTCAAACGCAACGTGAGATTTTCAGGACTGACGGATCGCCTTATAGGCTGCATTCAGAAGAGGAGGACATCACTGAAAACAGTCATGTGTATCCCCCGAAAGGTCTGCGACTGGAGTATATTGTGAATTACATTCTTCAGAACAAGAAGATACCTGCTGTTCTTCCAGAAGATATGCGCGTACCATCTCCACTCAAGGATTACCCACAAAACCTTTATCCAAATGAAACTATGTGTCAGGAATGTCCAGAGAATGTGCTCCTCAGCGATCCTGTGCTAATTACACAGAATGCCAAAATACTGACCAATTGGTGCATTATTAAAG ATGTCGCCACCTACTGTAAGCAGTGCCCGCAGTGTGGGATGTTTTATCGTTACCAAGAGTGGAAAGATCGCCTCCATAACTTCAATGATCACATCATCCTTGACATATCTTTATGTTTAACCCTGAGAAACCTTCTGCAGGTAATCTTTCTGTCTGATTATATGAGGGTTAGTGACCTGAAACTATTTTcatcttattattttaatattcaaatgttcGAGTTAAAAATGACAGTTTAG
- the LOC127938368 gene encoding uncharacterized protein LOC127938368 translates to MGVHKQTASPLSGNDIEKPPGNFKGEVNLEEFWESLSKEMISRGFVANGRHDLFAVPPSYHFWAPWIGKNTRHSDTVLNTEFEKVTEERLREELFKQKDDVIRSLCHECAVESTGSRSDLLLKLSDEMKSRQTYDKIYAKIWSATGGWGVIMCPCGIVYSLKCSFQAESHRDFADLLLSWHHMPNIIIYDFGQALSKHTNLRASEKLPISPFEGRLAEPTQANIELAKCGHLKVSLPWLDEETRGTDPHGHPVTGSSDHYVLCYHFHEGSTEDEDVLRKLTLVPQLADKVNSEITEQLFAQMKKNDYFLDMSLPSTHLFLMRNITTIMKTRSTN, encoded by the exons ATGGGTGTACACAAACAGACTGCTTCTCCATTATCAG GAAATGACATAGAAAAACCTCCAGGGAATTTTAAAGGGGAGGTCAATCTGGAAGAGTTCTGGGAGTCACTGTCCAAAGAGATGATCAGTCGAGGATTTGTTGCAA ATGGCAGACATGATCTTTTTGCAGTACCACCAAGTTATCATTTTTGGGCTCCTTGGATAGGCAAAAACACACGGCATTCAGACACTGTGCTAAACACAGAGTTTGAGAAAGTTACAGAAGAAAGACTCAGAGAAGAACTTTTCAAACAGAAG GATGATGTTATTCGAAGTTTATGCCATGAATGTGCTGTGGAATCTACTGGATCTCGCAGCGATCTCCTTCTTAAATTGTCTGATGAAATGAAATCCAGGCAAACATATGATAAAATCTATGCAAAAATCTGGAGTGCCACTG GAGGCTGGGGAGTCATTATGTGCCCCTGTGGAATTGTTTACAGTCTAAAGTGCAGTTTTCAAGCTGAGAGCCATCGAGATTTTGCTGATTTGTTGCTATCATGGCATCATATGCCTAATATCATCATTTATGACTTTGGACAGGCTCTTTCTAAACACACCAATCTAAGGGCATCAGAAAAGCTACCCATCTCTCCGTTTGAAGGACGCCTGGCTGAACCCACTCAAGCTAACATAGAACTGGCCAAGTGTGGACACCTGAAAGTGTCCCTGCCCTGGCTAGATGAGGAAACGAGAGGGACAGATCCTCATGGACACCCGGTGACAGGTTCATCTGATCACTACGTACTTTGTTACCATTTTCATGAAGGCAGCACAGAAGATGAAGATGTTCTGAGGAAGCTCACCCTCGTGCCTCAGCTGGCCGACAAAGTCAATAGTGAGATTACAGAGCAACTCTTTGCTCAAATGAAGAAAAACGACTACTTTTTGGATATGTCTTTGCCATCAACACATCTGTTTCTAATGAGGAACATCACCACTATAATGAAAACAAGGTCAACAAACTGA
- the zgc:153383 gene encoding protein FAM177A1: MAEISLYLSSVSITVAHDMDPDKSSGKEKDYECVELGDLDRKEKTPRRIIHFSSGETMEEYSTDEEEEDTTQNTKKDLLSSIDTSKLTWGPYVWFQMWRAATSTISACDLIGERMASLFGITSAKYQYAIDEYSRSKREKEERNEDMRLSEEAEHLFEEQQIDEDEDEDEDEDEDPKTKQPDNNSTQVQMTNELDLHRSVVPNTLHIPALVTRT, encoded by the exons ATGGCAGAAATATCGCTTTATCTATCCAGCGTCAGTATAACTGTGGCACATGATATGGACCCCGACAAG AGCTCTGGAAAAGAGAAGGACTATGAGTGTGTGGAGCTTGGTGATCTGGACAGAAAAGAGAAGACCCCACGCCGCATTATTCATTTCTCCAGCGGAGAGACCATGGAAGAATACAGcacagatgaggaggaggaagacacAACACAGAACACAAAGAAAGACCTTCTGTCCTCCATAGacact TCCAAGCTGACCTGGGGCCCGTATGTCTGGTTTCAGATGTGGAGAGCAGCTACATCCACGATATCTG CTTGTGATTTAATCGGTGAGCGAATGGCATCACTTTTTGGCATCACCTCAGCTAAATATCAGTATGCCATCGATGAATACAGCCGGTCAAAGAGGGAG AAGGAGGAGAGAAATGAAGATATGCGGCTCTCTGAAGAGGCAGAGCACCTGTTTGAAGAGCAGCAAattgatgaggatgaggatgaggatgaagatgaggatgaggatcCGAAGACCAAGCAGCCTGACAACAACAGTACTCAAGTACAGATGACCAATGAGCTGGACCTCCACCGTTCTGTTGTCCCCAACACCCTTCACATCCCGGCTCTCGTTACTCGCACTTAA